The Microbacterium sp. W4I20 genome segment CGGGTCGAGGGGTCGGCGCGCAGGCGGTCGAGCACGTCCGGCTCCTCGCGGAGGTCTGCGGCGCGGTCGAGCGACGGGCGCTGAATGGTCATCGACTCCCCCTTTCACGGGCGTGGCGGGGGCAGGACAACCCCGGCGTCGACCTACCCTGGGGGCATGGGACGCTCTCCTTTCACTCTAGCCGCGGCGGTGACGGCCGCACTGCCCGGCGCGGAGGTCACGGGCGCCCGCCGCCTGAGCGCGGATGGCGATGGCCGGTTCGACTCGGCGGTCGCCTCGCTGGCCGACGGCCGTGAGCTCGCGATCCGTGTCGCCGACGACGACGAGACGGCGCGCGAACTCGCCGCCGAATCGCTCGCTCTGCGGGCGTTGACCGACGGCGCGCGCGCCATGCTGCCGTTCCGCGCGCCCGAATACATCGGCGAGACCGCGGTCGGAAGCGGGCGGGCGCTCGTCACCGAGCTGCTGCCGGGCTTCCAGATCGAGGCGGCGCTGGTGCCGGCCGGGCGAGGCGCGGCCGAGTCGATGGGCGCAGCGATCGCCGCGGTGCACGGCATGCCGACCTCGGTCGTCCGCGGTGCGGGCCTGGTGACACGTTCTGCAGAGGAGAGCCGGGACGAGCTGGCCCGTCTGGTCGACGCCGCGTCGGCCACCGGCCGCGTTCCTGCTCGCCTCACGGTGCGCTGGCGCGACGCCGTCGCCGACGACGATCTCTGGCGGTTCGAATCCACCGTCGTTCTCGGCGGGGTGCAGGCGACCTCGTTCCTGTTCGACGACGACCCGGAGCGCGGCCCCGAGGTCACCGGTCTCGTCGGTTGGCACGGCCTCTCCGTCGGGGATCCCGCCGTCGACCTCTCTTGGCTCTCGGCGGCACCCGACGCGGCACTCGATGTGCACGCCTCGTATGCTCGCGCCGTCGACCGCTCCCCGGACGCCGGACTCGAGGTGCGCGCCCGTCTGCTGGCCGAGCTCGAGTTCGCCCGCTGGCTCGTGCACGGCGACACGATGCGCCGACCCGACATCGTCGACGACGCCGCAGCCCTGCTCGAGTCTCTGGCCGAGGGGCTGCGCACCGACGACCTCAGC includes the following:
- a CDS encoding phosphotransferase, with product MGRSPFTLAAAVTAALPGAEVTGARRLSADGDGRFDSAVASLADGRELAIRVADDDETARELAAESLALRALTDGARAMLPFRAPEYIGETAVGSGRALVTELLPGFQIEAALVPAGRGAAESMGAAIAAVHGMPTSVVRGAGLVTRSAEESRDELARLVDAASATGRVPARLTVRWRDAVADDDLWRFESTVVLGGVQATSFLFDDDPERGPEVTGLVGWHGLSVGDPAVDLSWLSAAPDAALDVHASYARAVDRSPDAGLEVRARLLAELEFARWLVHGDTMRRPDIVDDAAALLESLAEGLRTDDLSIIAPRREGVDSALDALGRVPAATVADVDTSMQTDAYNPNELWIEADAESDADAESDADADVSEPGSADEGGSDGSAATPPPWAAERSDTRPAQKDDAAHRAEVSSIETEDLSAVAGLFAGTNGVAGVREDSHPLNLRSATPAASDTSDSDDSEDSDDSEEAQRAARAALQRWKSSSSE